In Antedon mediterranea chromosome 10, ecAntMedi1.1, whole genome shotgun sequence, one genomic interval encodes:
- the LOC140059968 gene encoding uncharacterized protein, producing the protein MEPVDSWLEREMELNKSHEDILTRREALLRNSEWQLGANEAKNSNLALSWTRAKKRNQILLQKLSKAEDILKQGTNSSRTFTDLQASYWKMVEKQLPEWKQEVKKQGRSTTPR; encoded by the exons ATGGAACCGGTTGATTCATGGTTGGAAAGAGAAATGGAATTAAATAAGTCGCACGAGGATAt ACTAACTAGAAGAGAGGCACTTCTGAGAAACTCAGAGTGGCAGCTTGGTGCAAATGAAGCAAAAAACAGTAACTTAGCACTGAGTTGGACAAGagcaaaaaaaagaaatcagATCCTACTTCAG AAACTTTCAAAAGCTGAGGATATCCTGAAACAAGGAACAAATTCATCTAGGACCTTTACAGATTTACAG GCATCATATTGGAAAATGGTTGAGAAGCAGTTACCAGAATGGAAACAAGAAGTAAAGAAACAAGGAAGATCCACTACACCTAGGTGA